DNA from Propionispora vibrioides:
TGCCCGGCTTCTTCCAGAATCTGTTTTTCAATATTTTTTCTTACCGTATTCTCATTTTCCAGCAATGCGGCAATTTCTTGTGCTCTCACCTCATCCTCGGTAATCAATAGCTCCACAGCCAAATCAGCCTTTCCCACTCGCCCTGCCGCATTAATTCGCGGGGCAAGCACAAAGCCGATTTTATCAGCTTCCAATTGTTCCGGCAGCAGTTTACAGGTATTCATAAGAGCCCGAAGACCGGTATTGGTTCCCTTTGCCATTTCCGCCAATCCCGCTTTTACCAGTATCCGGTTCTCACCCAGGAGCGATACCACATCCGCCACTGTACCCAGCGCCACTAGATCCAGACAATTAAGCAGGCTGTCCTTTCCCTGGTAGTGACACCAGAGTGACTGACATACTTTATAGGCAACACCGACTCCGGCCAGTTGTTTCTCCGGATAACCGCAGTCCGGTCGTTTCGGATTGATTACGGCATAAGCCGGCGGCAATTTTTCCGGCGGCTGGTGGTGATCGGTGACAATAATATCCACACGTTCCTGTATACCGGCAATTTCGGCTGCGGCGCTGATTCCGCAGTCAACAGTAACAATCAACCCGGCCCCTTGCTCATACAAACGCTCCAGCGCAGCAGCGTGAACCCCATATCCCTCGCTTTGACGGTCAGGTATATAATATCCCACTTCACCGCCCAACTGTCGTAACGTCCGGTAAAAGAGCGCGGTGGCGGTAATACCGTCCACATCGTAGTCACCATATATGGTGATTTTCTGTTTATTGTCCAAGGCCGCCTTAATACGCTGTACGGCTCTGTCCATGTCTTCCAACTGCTGAGGATCATGGAGCGCTTCTTTTGCACCATACAAGAAAGCCTTTGCCTCTTCTATATTATCCAAACCCCGGTTCAGCAAAATCTGAGCCGTAATCCTGCTGATTCCCAGCGCAGCACTCAGCCGGGACTGGATATCGGGCCGGGGCTGTACGGGATTCCATCTTCTACAAATCCTGGACATGATACCTCCACAGAGCAAAATAAATAAATAAAATGACGAATTGTACTATATTTCTAGAACATTTCTCAATATTCCTTTAAAAATGGCAATAAAAAAGCTACTATGGCAGTAGCGGACGCCATGTTGTCTTCATGGCATAAACAAATAGTTAGCGGCCAGTCCAAACAGGATTAAACCACAAACTCCCCGTAATAGCAAAAGTATAAATAAATAGGAGGCTCCCCGGATAAAGTCATCACGGCTAGGCATCAGAGTCTTACCAATTAACGTCTGCCAGACAAGTATGCCAGGCAAAGTTCCGATAAAGGCACTGGTCATCAATACTCCGGCAAAATTTCCGACTGCCGTATCAATGACAAAATGCAACGCCTGTTGTTTCATTAGATAGCCTCGCACTAGTCTGCCGCCCAGTTCGGCGATCAGAACAACCGTTAGTACAACCGGCCAGAAAAACGACGGCAAAAAAACCTCTGTCGCCATATAATAACCGGCAATCCCCAAGGCAATCATGGCGGTTCCCGGCAAATTAGGCGCTAATGTGCAAACCACGCCAGCCATCATCCACAAAATCAGTATCGCTTTCCATAACAACATCAATCGGATACGCCCTTTTAGAAAACAGTGTAGTAACAAACTCATATTTCAATCAAATGACTTGTCTGAATTTCCATTTGCTGCGTTGTCATCAATCGGCGTAGGAACGGCTATACCTCATTCCTCTGTCTTGCAGATGAAAATTCATCCTACATACTTTGACCAAAATAGGAACATGCCACTACACTAGCCTTTACTGCCGGTATAGGAAATATACGCTATACAATAAAAACACCACCATACTAAGCCCCGCAATACTGATAATCGATAGCATAACGGTAAAAGGCAAATAGCTGCCAAGTGAAACCAGGACATAGGCAATGGTTAGCGAACGCCAAAAAGAATAGCCTGTCAACACACTTACCTGTCGTGCGTTGACCAGCATAGCCGGTGCCATGGTATTCAAAAAGGTACAAAACAATGCCAAATGAAAAAGCCACCACACCGGTTCGCTTAAAAAGCGGCCGGCAAGGCCGGATAAGGCCAGCGGCCCTGTTGCGGCTGTCCCGACGATCAACTCGGCAACCAGCAGGGTAAACATGCCTTCCAGAAGCTTGGCAAGTATTACCAGCAGAATGGTCTTATACCCCTTCCCCGCTAGATGAGCTGCCGCTTCCACGGTGAGAATGGAACGCATACCGCCGATATTATAGCCAATTAGAATGCTTAAGGTAATCCAGCTAATATTCTGCCACTGCGGCCAGCTCAGTGACCATTCCGGTTTAGTGGAAACCAGCAGGTAAAAAACCAACGGGATAAGCACCAGAGCCAGATAGTTGGAAAATTTCACGATATCCCTACCCCGCCCGGCAGCCAACAAGGAAAATAAAAGCAAGCAAAATGGAGCACCCCAAAAATGCGGAATGGAAAACAGCTTTTCCAAAATATATCCCGTGTAATAGCCACCGGTCAAAGCACTGGCTGGCAGGCAAACCGACAGCACGGTAACAGCCAGCAGCTTTTTCCCCCAGCGCCGGGACATCGCACCGGCCAGCACAGTTAATTCCTGTCTCCCCTGTACACCAATCCACCCTGCCATGCCGGTCATCCCGGTTCCCAGAAGGATATATACGACAACGGTGGCTATAAAAACCTCTCTTGGTAAAAAAGCAGCCAAATCGGGGACAAGGGCTACATTGTCTCCCGCAATATGGGCTACCGCCAGGTAGAAAGCCGGTAAAAATATCCACATATCCTTTCACCCGCCTTTACTGCTACTATGATATTAGCAACGCCGTCACTTGGTGAAAGAATGCTGAAAATAAATGAAAGCCCGGTTTATACCGGACTTTCCGAAAATGTATTATTTCGCTTTTGCTCTCCCGGCCAGTCTTTTCCGGTCGGCATATTCCTTCCAGGTGACCCAAATCGGGCTGGCATTAAAAATAGACGAATATACGCCACTGATAAAGCCTACCAATAGGGCAAAGGAAAAGTTCTTAGTTGTTTCCCCACCGAAGAAATATAAGGATGCAGTGGCAAACAGTACCGTAAGAATGGTGTACAGCGACCGGGTCATGGTCTGCCAGATACTGTGATTTACCAATTCCTGCAAGCTTTCATTCTTCCGCTGCATTTTTAGATTTTCCCGGATCCGGTCAAAAATAACTACCGTATCGGTAATGGAATAACCGACAATGGTTAGAATCGCGGCGACAAACGAAGAGTCAATTTCCTTTTGCAGCAAAGAGAAAACGCCCAGTACAACCAGCACATCATGAAAAATAGCTAATATACCGGAAACGGCAAATCTAAACTCAAACCGATAAGTCAGGTACAGCACCATAAAGAATGCTGCCAATAACACGGCCTTTATAGCCTGCCAGGTCAGTTCAGAGCCAATGACGGCACCGACCTTCTCCACCCGCTGGACTTCAAAATCACCCAGCCGTTTATGCATATCCTCTATTACAACGCGCCGTTCATCATCATCGAGCACTCTTGTCCGGATAAAGACGTTCTGCGCCGCTTCCGTCTGGCTCGTCGAAGCCAACTGGATAGTACTATTGCCCAGTTTATAATCGTCTAATACTGTACGCACCTCAACTACCGTAACCGGACGGACAAATTGCAGATCCAGCAGCGTTCCGCCGGTAAAATCTATTCCCAGATTAAAGCCTCGCAGCACCATGGAAATTAATCCGGGAATGATAATCAGCGCAGAGAGTGCAAACCATAGGTATCGTCTTCCAATAATATCAAATTTCATGTTTTCGCCTCCCTACGCCCCAAAGATTTTTCCGCTTTTTACTAAGTTTGCACTTATCAGCATTTTCAATAAGAAGCGGGTAACGGTAATTGCCGTAAACATACTCAATATAATCCCCAGCCCCAGAGTAATGGCAAAGCCTTTAACTGGACCTGTGCCAAGAAAGAATAATACAACGGCTGCCAGCAGTGTATTGACATTGGAGTCGATAATACTGCTAAAAGCACGGCTAAAGCCGGCATCCATCGCGGCCCGCAGCGTTTTGCCGGAGCGATATTCTTCCTTAAACCGTTCAAAAATCAAAACGTTGGCATCCACGGCCATGCCAATTGACAAAATAATACCGGCAATACCGGGCAAGGTCAACGTGGCATTCAATGATTTTAAGCCAAAAAGCAGCAGCACGACATATAACGCCAGACTGATGTTGGCCACAAAACCGGACAGGCGATAGAAAACCAGCATAAACAGAACAATGGCGGAAATGCCGATGGCAAAGGCTGTTTTACTCTTTTCCTTTGAATCCATC
Protein-coding regions in this window:
- the secF gene encoding protein translocase subunit SecF, with protein sequence MKFDIIGRRYLWFALSALIIIPGLISMVLRGFNLGIDFTGGTLLDLQFVRPVTVVEVRTVLDDYKLGNSTIQLASTSQTEAAQNVFIRTRVLDDDERRVVIEDMHKRLGDFEVQRVEKVGAVIGSELTWQAIKAVLLAAFFMVLYLTYRFEFRFAVSGILAIFHDVLVVLGVFSLLQKEIDSSFVAAILTIVGYSITDTVVIFDRIRENLKMQRKNESLQELVNHSIWQTMTRSLYTILTVLFATASLYFFGGETTKNFSFALLVGFISGVYSSIFNASPIWVTWKEYADRKRLAGRAKAK